Below is a window of Pseudodesulfovibrio sp. 5S69 DNA.
TCGGCGTCCTCCGGACCGATGCGTTTGTCCGGGGATGACGGGCCGGGGCCGTGGGCGAACTTCTTGAACTCGATGAGCGCGAACACGCCGCCTGGCACGAGCACCCGGCCGATCTCGCCCATGAGGCCCGGCCGGGCCGCTTCGGGCAGGTCGTGCAGCACGGTGGCCATGAACGCGGCGTCCACCGAACCGGTGGCCAGGTCGAGCGGCTTAGTGAGGTCAGCCACTTTGGGCTCGACGTTGCCCAGCCCTTCCTTGTGCGCGGTCTCGTCCAGGGTGGCGATCCCCTCGGGCCATAGATCCAGCGCGTAGACCAGGGAGCCCGCGCCCAGCCTTCGGGCCAGGGCCAGGGTGTAGTTCCCCGCGCCGCAGCCGAGGTCGAGGTACGTGGCCCGCGAGCCGACCATGATGTTGTCGAAGGCGAGGTCCTGGTCGATGTGGTCGATGCTGCTTTTTCCGGCAGCCTTGGGCTTGGCGTCCATGGGTACTCCAGGTCAAGAGGTCAATGGGATAGCACAAGATACGCGCCGAAGGAGACGGCGTCAAAAAGGCCCGGCTACGGATTGACGTGTCTGCCCAGGATGGACAAGCTGTAGCGCTTGCCGTCCATTTCGGCGATGTCCGGCAGCCTGCCCCACTCCTCGAAACCGAAGGAGTAAAACAGCCGCATGGACCCCTCGTTGTGGGAAAATATGTAGGCCACCACGGTCCGGATGCCCAGTTCCGGGGTCATGTCCAGGGCCTCCTTGAGCAGCCGCCTGCCCAGCCCCTGCCGTCGGTATTCCGGGGCGATGTAGATGCTGATCTCGGCGGTACGGCCATAGGCCGGGCGGCCGTAAAAGGACTCGAAGCTGACCCAGGCCGCGACTTCGCCGTCGATGCGCTCCACCAGGATGGGCCGCTTGCCGGGCACGTGGTTGTCGAACCAGGCCCGTTTGGACTCCACGCTGACCGGTTCGGTGTCGGCCGTGGCAGTGCGCGTGGGCACCGTGGAATTATAGATGTCGACGATCCTCGGGAGATCCTGTCCTGTGGCGGGCTGCATGCGTTTGCTCCTTTCTTTCCCGGCGGTTGCCGGAGGCGGTCGGCGACACCATAATCGCCCTTCTGCCGACACGCAAGGGCCGTGAAGGAGCCGCGCCCAAATCAGCCCTCGACCCCGTTCTCCTCATGCGAGCCGTCGCACAGGGGCTTGGCCCCCGGCATAAGGAATAGACCCGGGGCAACTCCACGCGCCTCCCTCCATACGCGTCTATCAGCGGCGTATCCACGGACATCAGCGGGCTGTATTGACTCAGGACTATCTGGCTCGGACGCCTTTATGGAACCTCCCTCGGCTTTTCGGCCTCATTGCAGGTCCATCCCAACCACAAGGCATCCCGTTTGCGCACACCCCGATGCGAAAAAGGAATGAATCGTCACCAGGCCGCCACTCACCGCCCGTAAAAAAAGAGAGCGGACCACCCGGCCCGCTCCCCGATTCATAGCCTGTGCACGATCACTCGTCGGCGGTCACCAGGAACGCCGGATCGGCCCGAACGCCCCCTTCGGGCTCTCGCCCGTCCAGGGATACGGCCAGGACGTTCTCCTGCGGCACGCCGTCCATGATAAGCCCCGGCCATGCGCGAAAGCCGAACCGTCCGTAATAGGCCGGGTCGCCGACCAGAACCACGCCGCGCGCGCCCTGGTCCCGGATGATGCGAAGGGCCTCGCGGACCAGGGCGGAACCGATGCCCCGCCCCTGCCGGCCGGGCGATACGCCCACCGGGCCGAGCATGTACCAGCCCTGTCCGTCCTCGCCTACGACGGCCGGAGACAGGGCCACGTGCCCCGTCACTTCCCCTCGGTCTTCGGCCACCAGTGACAGGCTCAGGCGGCTCGCGCTGCGCAGGGCGTCGACGATCAGGTGTTCGGTAGGTTCGGCCCCGGGCGCGTGCTGGGGATGGTTGCGGAAGGCAGCGTGTTCGACCGCGCGGATGGCGGCGACGTCGTTGTCTGTTCCCAAGCGTATATGCATCTTCAATTCCTGTTGTTACGGTCCATGGGATAAGACCCGCGCCCCGTGCGGGCGCGGCCGTCAATCGATTCCGCCCGCCCGGCAATGGCCGCATGGGCGGGGATGGAGCTAACTAACAAGATCCGAAAGCGGAAGCTTCAAACAGTCACCTTTGAAGGTTGGGCGGCCGCCGGAAAGGAGGCCGTGATAACGCCCAACCGATACCCTCGGCCCCTTGCACCCGTCAAGGGCATTGCCTGCGGCCGCGTTTCCGATTATCAAGGCCGTAAACCGCAGCCCGGAGCCCGCCCCATGTCCGAAACCAATCCCCTCGACAAACTGGCCCTCGCCGTGGCCACCCTCGGTCCCGTCGGCCACTTTCCCAAGGCCCCCGGCACCTGGGGCTCCCTGGCCGCCGTGGTGATCGCGCCCTCGCTCCTCCTGGCCCTCGCCCTGCCCTGGCGCGCCGCCGCCCTGCTCGGCGTCTTTATCCTCGGCACCTGGGCCTGTGGCCGGGCCGAGACCGTCATGGGCAAAAAGGACCCCGGCTGCGTGGTCGTGGACGAACTCTTCGGCCAATGGCTCGCCCTGTTCTTCTTCCAGGCCATGCCCCTCTGGTACCTGGCCGCCGCCTTCGCCCTGTTCCGCGTCTTCGACATCCTCAAGCCCTGGCCCGTCAAATGGGCCGAGACCGCCTTCCCCGGCGGCTTCGGGGTCATGCTCGACGACGGCGTGGCCGGACTCTACGCCATGGGCTGCCTGCATCTCCTCGCCTATCTCGTTTCGATGATCGGGTAGGAGGAATGCCTCCTGCGGGGCCTCGCCGGCCGGGCGTCTCCGACGGCCAAAGAACCTTTTGAAAAAGGTTCTCTGGACTCTCCAAAACTTTTTTTTGCCGCTATCGCGGAGGCCGTGCGTCTACTGCCAGCCACGCCTCTTCACAGTGTGACGTACCGATTCCGCATCATTTCTGGAATAGAAACACGCCTTTCCTCCCTACTCAACCCGCGCGAATGCGCATACAAAAAGTTTAGGAAGAAAAGGGAGATGAGGGGCCGGGGAAGGGGGAAAGGAAAGCCCTTTTCAAAGGGTTTCCTTTCCCCCTTCCCCCGGCCGCCGGAGGCAAAAAAAAAACGCCGCCCAACAGGGCGGCGTTTTTTACTATAGCAATACTCTCGCCGGTCTATTTGACCACGAACTCGTCGCGGCGGTTCTTGGCCCAGGCGGTTTCGTTGTGGGCGGGGTCGACGGGGTATTCCTCGCCGAAACTGACGATCTTCATCCGTTCGGGTTCCACGCCGAGGATGACCAGGTGCTCGTAGGCGGCGCGGGCACGGCGTTCGCCCAGGGCGAGGTTGTACTCTTCGGTGCCACGCTCGTCACAGTGGCCTTCGATGACCACGTTGACGCCCGTGTACTTGCGCAGGATGTTGGCCTTCTGGGCAAGGATGGAGCGGGCTTCATCACTGAGCTCGTAGGAATTGAAGGCAAAATGGATGGTCACGTTGGTCAATTCCTGGACGGCCTCGGCCTTGGCCCGGGCCTGCGCCTCGGCGGCCAGGGTGGCTTCATCGACAGCGGGCTCTTCCTGCTTGGGCGGAGTCCACTGGGTGTCGTCCTTTACTTCGACCTGACCCTGAGTCGGCTCCGTGGTTGTGGATTTCTTTGCACAGCCGGCAAAGAGAAGAAGGGACAAGGCCAAGAGGGCCACCATACCGACATACCATTTAATTTTCATGCTCACTCCTTGATAGAGCCATCGCTCGGCATTTTTCCAGTAACCCGAGAGCGCTCGGTTTTCGCACCTTTTACGCTTTACCTTTTCCAAGACAAAAATCAACCCTGATCATATGACAATTTACCACTGCAAGGAAGTGTCCCAGGCAGGCGCGAAAGCGGCCCCCTTGCCGGTGGATATCTTGTGCGGCGTATCTCCATGTCTGGTGGTCAGATACAGTTGGTACTGGCCGGTCCGGCTGGAGGCGAAGGCCACGAAGTAGCCGTCCGGGCCGAAGGCCGGATATTCGTCGTTGCCCGGTCCGAAGGTCAGTTGCTTTTCCCGTCCGGTCTCGAGATCGTGCAGGAAGATGCGGTGCCCGTCCGAGGTCTGGTGGGTATAGGCCACATACCGGCCGTCCGGACTCAGACACGGATGGGTGTTGTACTTGCCCGTGGTGGTCACGCGCCGGACCTGCCCGGACTTCATATCCAGGAGGTAGACGTGCGGGTTGCCCGCCCTGCCCGAGGTGAAGACCATCTTGGAGCCGGTGCGGTCGAAGCTCGGCGAAACGTCGATATACGGGCTTCCGGCCAGCCGCTTGCCGACTTTGAAGGACTTGCTCAGTTCGTAGATGTTGGTCGTCCCGTTCAGGTTAAGAGAGGCGTAGAGCACGTCGCCGGGCCCGTAGACCGGGCTGATGACCGTGTCGCCCAGCCCCTTGGCGATGCGCCGGATCTTCTGCGTCTTGCTGTCGTAGATGCACAGTTCGTGGCGCTCGTTGCCGATATGGGTGAAGGCGAGCTGGCCGCCGTTGGCGGACCAGGCCGGGCTCAGGTTGTACCCGCCCAGATCGGTGATCTGCGTAAGGGCCCTGCCCTGGGGCAGGACGGTGAAGATCTCCTTGGTCTTGCCCATCTGCTTGACGAAGGCGATGGGCGAATCAAAGAACCCCTTCTTGCCGGTCAGGGCCTCCAGGAAGGCGGAACAGAAGCGATCGGCCACCAGGGGCAGCTTGTCGGCCACGTCGCGGTAGGCCTTGCCCACGACCCGCCGGCCGCTGAATGTCTCGTACACGCGGGCCTCGAGGTACTGGCCGTTCCAGCCCGTGGTCATGCACAGGTCCACCCGGGCCAGTTGGAAGGGCTTGAAATCAATGTCCTGGGCGGTCACGCCGTGACTCGGGTCGCCGCCGAGCAACTGGCTCGCCGGGACCAGCTTGAGGAACGGAATGTAGCCGAGGTCGTTGGACACCAGATCCGCGAAGGCCTTGGCGGCGGCTTCGGGCACCGGCTGGCCGTCGAGCCCCTTGGGCGGGAGCAGGGTGATGTTGACCATGCGCTGGCCGGGACCGTGGATGTCCACAGTCAGGGGGCCCTGAGCCGACGCGAACGCGGCCGTGAGGCAGACGAGAACCAATGAGGCAAAGAGTGTCGTTATCCGTTTCATACCATCTACTCTGAGAGTTCCTGGCTGTTGAAATTGATGCGAATGAGCCGGTCACGTTCGGTTCTCGGCTTTTCGACATACTCGGTTTCCTTGATAGCTCGGAGGGCGGAACTGTCGAATTCAGGATTATTCGAGGATTCCAGGACCTTCGAGGAAAGAATCTTGCCGTCTTCCGCAAGGGTTATTTCAATGGTGACTGTCAGGTTGGCCTCGCCGGCAAAGGCGGGGTAGCGCCAGTGCTTCTTGATGGCCGACCCAACGATGAGGGCATAGACCTCGGACAGGCCGGAGCCGGAACCGCCGATCGAACCGCCTACCTTGCCGCCCTCCTGGCCGCCGGGCTGCCCGCCGTGGGCGTATACGCTGCTGCCCTCCTGCTTCTTCAGGGCGGCCAATTCGCTGGCCAGGGCGCTCTGCTTGGCCGCTTCCTCGCGTTTGGCCTGGGCCTTGGCCGCGGCCATGCCCTCGGCCAGCAACTGCTTGGCCGTCTTTTCGGGCTTGGGTTTAGGCTTGGGCTTCGGCTTGGGCTTGGGCTTCGGCTTTGGTTTGGGCTCGGGTTTCGGTTTCGGCTTGGGCTCTTCCT
It encodes the following:
- a CDS encoding protein tolB — protein: MKRITTLFASLVLVCLTAAFASAQGPLTVDIHGPGQRMVNITLLPPKGLDGQPVPEAAAKAFADLVSNDLGYIPFLKLVPASQLLGGDPSHGVTAQDIDFKPFQLARVDLCMTTGWNGQYLEARVYETFSGRRVVGKAYRDVADKLPLVADRFCSAFLEALTGKKGFFDSPIAFVKQMGKTKEIFTVLPQGRALTQITDLGGYNLSPAWSANGGQLAFTHIGNERHELCIYDSKTQKIRRIAKGLGDTVISPVYGPGDVLYASLNLNGTTNIYELSKSFKVGKRLAGSPYIDVSPSFDRTGSKMVFTSGRAGNPHVYLLDMKSGQVRRVTTTGKYNTHPCLSPDGRYVAYTHQTSDGHRIFLHDLETGREKQLTFGPGNDEYPAFGPDGYFVAFASSRTGQYQLYLTTRHGDTPHKISTGKGAAFAPAWDTSLQW
- a CDS encoding phosphatidylglycerophosphatase A family protein, translating into MSETNPLDKLALAVATLGPVGHFPKAPGTWGSLAAVVIAPSLLLALALPWRAAALLGVFILGTWACGRAETVMGKKDPGCVVVDELFGQWLALFFFQAMPLWYLAAAFALFRVFDILKPWPVKWAETAFPGGFGVMLDDGVAGLYAMGCLHLLAYLVSMIG
- the pal gene encoding peptidoglycan-associated lipoprotein Pal, with the protein product MKIKWYVGMVALLALSLLLFAGCAKKSTTTEPTQGQVEVKDDTQWTPPKQEEPAVDEATLAAEAQARAKAEAVQELTNVTIHFAFNSYELSDEARSILAQKANILRKYTGVNVVIEGHCDERGTEEYNLALGERRARAAYEHLVILGVEPERMKIVSFGEEYPVDPAHNETAWAKNRRDEFVVK
- a CDS encoding energy transducer TonB, with product MRQGLGFLLSLLFHAGIFAFALYGVNYTATRVNLDRPVYNVDLISLAPPPPGPPVKVQAEAEAPAQAPAVPVVEAQPEQAEAQPVPVVEAKPEPEPEVKDISPKKVEKKTVVKKKEEPKPKPKPEPKPKPKPKPKPKPKPKPKPEKTAKQLLAEGMAAAKAQAKREEAAKQSALASELAALKKQEGSSVYAHGGQPGGQEGGKVGGSIGGSGSGLSEVYALIVGSAIKKHWRYPAFAGEANLTVTIEITLAEDGKILSSKVLESSNNPEFDSSALRAIKETEYVEKPRTERDRLIRINFNSQELSE
- a CDS encoding GNAT family N-acetyltransferase, coding for MQPATGQDLPRIVDIYNSTVPTRTATADTEPVSVESKRAWFDNHVPGKRPILVERIDGEVAAWVSFESFYGRPAYGRTAEISIYIAPEYRRQGLGRRLLKEALDMTPELGIRTVVAYIFSHNEGSMRLFYSFGFEEWGRLPDIAEMDGKRYSLSILGRHVNP
- a CDS encoding class I SAM-dependent methyltransferase is translated as MDAKPKAAGKSSIDHIDQDLAFDNIMVGSRATYLDLGCGAGNYTLALARRLGAGSLVYALDLWPEGIATLDETAHKEGLGNVEPKVADLTKPLDLATGSVDAAFMATVLHDLPEAARPGLMGEIGRVLVPGGVFALIEFKKFAHGPGPSSPDKRIGPEDADRLTSPYGFVPDAVVDLGEFTYLARFIKK
- a CDS encoding GNAT family N-acetyltransferase, which translates into the protein MHIRLGTDNDVAAIRAVEHAAFRNHPQHAPGAEPTEHLIVDALRSASRLSLSLVAEDRGEVTGHVALSPAVVGEDGQGWYMLGPVGVSPGRQGRGIGSALVREALRIIRDQGARGVVLVGDPAYYGRFGFRAWPGLIMDGVPQENVLAVSLDGREPEGGVRADPAFLVTADE